In Eubalaena glacialis isolate mEubGla1 chromosome 2, mEubGla1.1.hap2.+ XY, whole genome shotgun sequence, a single genomic region encodes these proteins:
- the CMA1 gene encoding chymase, with the protein MHHLRLPLLLFLLCSRAEAGDIIGGTENKPHSRPYMAHLETVTPQDMLVACGGFLIKRDFVQMAAHCAGKSIMVTLGAHNIKKKEDTWQKLEVVKQFPHPKYNDSIVHHDIMLLKLKGKANLTLAVGTLPLPPQFNFIPPGRMCRVAGWGRTNVQDPGSNTLQEVKLRLMEPQACRHFTTFDHNLPLCVGNPQKTKSAFKGDSGGPLLCAGVAQGTVSYGQSDAKPPAIFTRISHYRPWINKVLKEN; encoded by the exons ATGCATCATCTTCGTCTCCCCCTGCTGCTCTTCCTCCTCTGCTCCAGAGCTGAAGCTG GCGACATCATCGGGGGCACAGAGAACAAGCCACACTCCCGCCCCTACATGGCCCACCTGGAAACTGTCACTCCCCAGGATATGCTGGTGGCTTGTGGTGGTTTCCTGATAAAAAGGGACTTTGTCCAGATGGCTGCCCACTGTGCAGGAAA GTCTATAATGGTCACCCTTGGAGCCcataacataaaaaagaaagaagacacatgGCAGAAGCTTGAAGTCGTAAAACAGTTCCCTCACCCAAAATACAATGACTCTATTGTTCACCATGACATCATGTTACTGAAG CTGAAGGGGAAAGCCAACCTGACCCTGGCCGTGGGGACACTCCCCCTTCCACCCCAATTCAACTTCATCCCACCCGGGAGAATGTGCCGGGTGGCTGGCTGGGGAAGAACAAATGTTCAGGACCCGGGGTCCAACACTCTGCAAGAGGTGAAGCTGAGACTCATGGAGCCCCAGGCCTGCAGACACTTCACTACTTTTGACCACAATCTCCCACTGTGCGTGGGCAATCCCCAGAAGACAAAATCTGCATTTAAG GGAGACTCAGGGGGCCCTCTTCTCTGCGCTGGGGTGGCCCAGGGCACTGTCTCCTATGGACAGTCGGATGCAAAGCCCCCTGCCATCTTCACCCGGATCTCCCATTACCGGCCCTGGATCAATAAGGTCCTGAAAGAGAATTAA
- the LOC133085377 gene encoding cathepsin G-like, which translates to MQPLLLLVVLLLLPRARAGQIIGGQEARPHSHPYMAYVQIRTPRLKTCGGFLVREDFVVTAAHCLGSQISVILGAHNVSRLERTQQRIPVLRAIPHPRYNPQNHRNDIMLLQLRSRVRRNRAVRPVALPQTQNRLRPGTLCTVAGWGLVGLNTRTDTLQDVRIRVQRGEECRRRFMFYTGRTQICVGDPRERKSAFLGDSGGPLVCNNVAQGIVSYGNRIGTPPAVFTRISSFLPWIRRTMRRFKEWGLE; encoded by the exons ATGCAGCCACTCCTGCTCCTGGTGGTCCTTCTCCTGCTGCCCAGGGCTAGGGCAG GGCAGATCATCGGAGGCCAAGAGGCCAGGCCCCATTCCCACCCTTACATGGCATATGTTCAGATCCGAACTCCACGTCTGAAAACTTGTGGGGGGTTCCTGGTGCGAGAAGACTTTGTGGTGACAGCAGCTCACTGCTTGGGAAG CCAAATAAGTGTCATCCTGGGGGCCCACAACGTCAGTAGGTTGGAAAGGACTCAGCAGCGCATACCGGTGCTCAGagccatcccccaccccaggtaCAATCCGCAGAACCACCGGAATGACATCATGTTACTGCAG CTGAGGAGCAGAGTCAGACGTAATCGAGCTGTGAGGCCGGTGGCTCTGCCTCAGACCCAGAACAGGCTGCGTCCTGGGACCCTGTGCACCGTGGCCGGCTGGGGCCTTGTCGGCCTGAACACGAGAACAGACACTCTCCAGGATGTACGGATCAGAGTGCAGAGGGGTGAGGAGTGCAGGAGGCGCTTCATGTTCTACACTGGCCGAACACAGATTTGTGTGGGCGACCCAAGAGAGCGGAAATCCGCCTTCCTG GGGGACTCCGGGGGCCCCCTTGTGTGTAACAACGTGGCCCAGGGCATCGTCTCCTACGGAAACAGGATTGGGACTCCTCCAGCAGTCTTCACCAGGATTTCCAGCTTCCTGCCCTGGATACGGAGAACGATGAGACGCTTCAAAGAGTGGGGGCTGGAGTGA